GCCTGAACCTGCTTTTCACACCGTCAACCTCCCTTCTTCATGCTTGCACGCTCACGCGGCGGCCGGCCCGCCCAGCAAGTATCCCTGGCCGAGCCCGATCCCGGCCGACCGCACCCGCTCAAGCTCCTCCGCCGTCTCGATCCCCTCCGCCACCATCCGGCCGCCCCAGCGGGCCGCCCGGGCGGTCACCTCCGCGAGCACCCGCACCGCCCGCAGGGACCCGGCCGCTTCGGCCACGACCCCGCGCGCGACCTTCACGAACTCGGGGGCCGCTGCCGCAAGGGCCCCGAA
This is a stretch of genomic DNA from Bacillota bacterium. It encodes these proteins:
- a CDS encoding EAL domain-containing protein, whose amino-acid sequence is CRAAVRAFRGGGLLLLNLTVPSFLAGPGVLRGIASCPGRTVVEVTEHGPEASACEVVLAASAWRREGYLIAADDVVPGTARFGALAAAAPEFVKVARGVVAEAAGSLRAVRVLAEVTARAARWGGRMVAEGIETAEELERVRSAGIGLGQGYLLGGPAAA